Proteins encoded in a region of the Epinephelus lanceolatus isolate andai-2023 chromosome 20, ASM4190304v1, whole genome shotgun sequence genome:
- the LOC144458920 gene encoding leukocyte elastase inhibitor-like, which yields MQSQMQMRMQLKQCSKLPDYLLKHLKPQDDEENVHSRFAKLLAAINKPDDAYALSTANRLYGEKTYEFKEEFLAETQKHYQAELEPVDFIKEYEAARVHINEWVEEQTKGKIKDLLVEGVLDDRTKLVLVNAIYFKGFWNQKFNKDETVDAQFRINKSDTKPVKMMSQRSEFLFTMVPDPSFKILEMHYKGEELSMLIFLPNDIEDDTTGLEKLEAQLTYEKFVEWTRSDLMRKTDVKVGLPRFKLEETYDMKNILVNMGMVDAFDVRKSDFSGLSTANNLVLSKVVHKSFVDVNEEGTEAAASTGAIITARSLPSMFVADHPFLFFIRHNPTNSILFAGRYCSPE from the exons ATGCAGTCGCAGATGCAGATGCGGATGCAGTTAAAGCAGTGCAGCAAACTGCCAGACTATCTGCTCAAG CACCTGAAACCCCAGGATGATGAAGAAAATGTCCACAGCAGGTTTGCCAAGCTGCTGGCTGCCATCAACAAGCCAGATGACGCCTATGCTCTCAGCACTGCTAACAGGCTGTATGGGGAGAAGACCTATGAGTTTAAAGAG GAGTTCTTAGCAGAAACCCAAAAACACTACCAAGCCGAGCTGGAGCCTGTGGACTTTATAAAAGAGTATGAGGCAGCCAGGGTCCACATCAATGAGTGGGTTGAGGAGCAGACAAAAG GTAAAATCAAGGACTTGCTGGTAGAGGGCGTGTTGGACGACAGGACCAAGCTGGTACTGGTCAATGCCATCTACTTCAAAGGCTTCTGGAACCAAAAGTTCAACAAGGATGAGACTGTTGATGCTCAGTTTAGAATTAACAAG AGTGACACTAAGCCGGTGAAGATGATGAGCCAGAGAAGTGAATTCCTTTTCACCATGGTTCCTGATCCCAGTTTCAAG ATCCTAGAGATGCACTATAAAGGAGAAGAGCTCAGCATGCTCATCTTCCTGCCCAATGACATAGAGGACGACACAACAGGCTTGGAGAAG CTGGAGGCGCAGCTGACCTATGAGAAATTTGTGGAGTGGACTCGTTCAGACCTGATGCGTAAAACTGATGTTAAAGTGGGTCTACCTCGATTCAAGCTGGAGGAGACCTACGACATGAAAAATATCCTGGTCAACATGGGCATGGTGGACGCATTTGATGTCAGAAAGAGTGACTTTTCGG GCCTTTCCACAGCCAACAACCTGGTACTGTCAAAAGTCGTTCACAAGAGTTTCGTGGATGTCAATGAGGAGGGAACTGAGGCTGCTGCTTCCACTGGTGCCATTATAACAGCTCGCTCTCTTCCATCCATGTTCGTCGCAGACCAccccttcctcttcttcatccgACATAACCCGACCAACAGCATTCTCTTTGCTGGCCGATACTGCTCTCCGGAGTAa